Part of the Aquimarina sp. MAR_2010_214 genome is shown below.
ATATAGTTGGGCTAAATTTTTCCCAGATACCGATCAATAAATCCTGCATTTGCAGTCTTGTTTTTACATCCAAGGCTCCAAAAGGTTCATCCATCAGTAAAATTTCAGGATTCGACATTAAACTACGTGCAATAGCTACTCGTTGTAGCTGTCCGCCTGAAAGTGTAGGGTATTGTGCATATTTTTTTTGATGACCATCTAATCCTACCAATTGGATCATTTCCATCGCTTTTTCATCTCGTTCTTTTTTAGAAACTCCTTTAAAGCGTAATCCCAACCCTACATTATCTAAAACTGTCATCCAGGGTAATGAAGAGTATTGCTGAAATACCATACTCACCCTGTTTTCTTTACTTACAGGTTTCCCTTTTACCAGTACTGTACCTGAGGTAGGTTCTTGTAACCCGGCAATATATCGAAGTAATGTTGATTTACCACATCCCGACATTCCCAAAATCACGGTAAATTGCCCTTGCATAGGTTTATCTTCAACCAATAAATCCAGATTTTCTATAATATTAGTCTTTCCGTTATCATAGGATTGAAAAACATTACGTAACTCTATGATATTGGCAGCATCAGAGTTGTCGTTAAATTGTACCATATTAATGTTTGTTGCCTTTGTTTATGTGCTTAAAAGGAAATAATATTCTATCGATCATTACAAAGAGTCGATCTTGCAAAATCCCAATAACCACTATAATAATAAGTATGGCAAATGCTTTGTCTATTCTACTTTGCCTTTTAGCGGTCCAAATCAATTCACCAATACCGCCACCCTTATTAAGCATTTCTACGATGGTGATATAAGTCCATGAAATTGCCGTAAGCACTCTGATATCATCGATAATCTTTGAAAACACATAAGGTATATATACTGTTCTAATCGTTTGCCAGGAAGTGGCTCCCAATGTAAAAACAGTATTAAGATATACATTTTGTACTTCGTCTATTCGCTGGACGACTACCGGAATTAAATACACAATTATACCAAATGCTAAGAAAGACACTTTCATTTCACTACCAAGTCCCAGCCACATAATAAAAATCCCTGTTACCGCTGTGAGCGGAATAAATCGATATGAATTGATAATCTGGCTGAACAATCCTCTAAACAAAGGAATCAATCCCAATATAAACCCAATAGGAATAGATACCAGAATAGCCAACAGGTATCCCAAAAAATTAAGCTTGATAGAGTAAAAGGTATTCCCAATAACATCATCATGTTGATTAAGATCGGGAAAGGCTTTTATTACCTTTATTGGAGACGGAAGTAAAGGGTATACTTTGTTCTTTTTTAAACCAAACGATTCTAATTCTTTTGTACTCATCTGCTCCAACACATCATAATTGGCGATAAGAAGAGAATCACTTTCATAGTATACTCTTTCTTTTTGCGCGAACTTAGAAATGTCTATAGATTCATCTTGAGTAATGACAGATTTTGATAAAAATTCTGCCATAACAAACCATAATACAATAAGAATAACTGCTCCTATTATAGTAAGAACAATTTTATCCTTTGATTCGAGGTTTCCTCTTAGTTCAAATAGTTTTTTGATATTTACCATTAGTCAACAACTAATTCAAAATCCGTTCTTCGATTCTTCGATTTACAATCTGCATTTTGATTGCGTTCGCATCCTACAATAGGTTTATCAGGACCATTACCTAAGATAATAAACCTGTTTACAGGCATATTATGTTCATTAATTAGATAATCGGCTACAGATTGTGCTCTCTTTTTAGAGAGTGCTATGTTAGAATTACGATTTCCTACATTATCTGTATTTCCTTCAATTCTGATTCTTGTATTGGCAAATGCTTTTGCAATAGGAGTAAACTGTAAATCTATAAGTTGTTTTGCATTTTCTCCCAATCGAAATTCGCCAGTTCTAAAACTAATACTGACTTTCTTAGATGAAAGAGATTCTTTTTTAGCAAGATTGTCGTCAACAACAGTAAACTCTTTCTGTTTTTCTGAGTCATGACTAGAACCTGATAATGATGTTTTAGAAACCAGATCTTTTGTGGATAATAATCTCCAGCTTTTTGCTCCTGCTGTACTATACCCGAGATTATTATATTTCACTTTCATCTTGTTATAAAGATCTTCACCGGTTACTCCATTGTAATTACTATTTAATCCAAAGAAGCTTTGATTATCTCCATGTGTTGCTAATCTCACATTATTAATGGCATCAAAACAGAAATCTTCTGGTTGAGATAAACCTTCTGCCAAGATTTTGGCGGCTTTTCTTTTGTTACTTTCAGAATTATTTAACTCTGAAGCTCCGATCATCCATCCTTTGTATAGATCTTTTAACTGATCTTTATGTGTTTCTATAAACTCTTTTTTAGCTACAAATACATCTGCAATAATATGGGTTGCATTTTTGGTACTCTCCAATACTTTAGAGCCAGCAACTTTACTCACACAATCTGCATCATCGGGGCTCCATACTACAGCAGCATCAACGGTATTACTTTTAAAAGCATCTGCAGCATCTATTGCACTAGGTACCTCAACAATCTTGACATCTTTAGTACTCATATCACCAGCTTCTAATAGCCAAATCAAGAAAGAATGTGATGGTGTCATGGGTGCTACTGCAATTTTCTTCCCTCTTAAATCACTTACTTTATTAATTCCTCTTCTTGCTACAATAGCATCTCCTCCTCGACTCCAATCTGCCTGAAAAACTACTTGAGGTTGGTATTGAG
Proteins encoded:
- a CDS encoding ABC transporter ATP-binding protein, yielding MVQFNDNSDAANIIELRNVFQSYDNGKTNIIENLDLLVEDKPMQGQFTVILGMSGCGKSTLLRYIAGLQEPTSGTVLVKGKPVSKENRVSMVFQQYSSLPWMTVLDNVGLGLRFKGVSKKERDEKAMEMIQLVGLDGHQKKYAQYPTLSGGQLQRVAIARSLMSNPEILLMDEPFGALDVKTRLQMQDLLIGIWEKFSPTILFVTHDIQEAVYLADDIYIMKHAPSQFVKHIDIDLPFQRTRETKRLQHFDELVHEVEDAMMLIDSED
- a CDS encoding phosphate ABC transporter substrate-binding/OmpA family protein → MARKRLTPFSKILIVVLIIGGLYFLLNKLRDPAVKDKIEEVTSSDNTSATKDGYKDVINVGVVTWGGYAGGQYFNEGFKANTASRFYKDYGFKVNFEVIDDFDASRDAFKNGSIDLMWATIDAFPTEVEGLSQYQPQVVFQADWSRGGDAIVARRGINKVSDLRGKKIAVAPMTPSHSFLIWLLEAGDMSTKDVKIVEVPSAIDAADAFKSNTVDAAVVWSPDDADCVSKVAGSKVLESTKNATHIIADVFVAKKEFIETHKDQLKDLYKGWMIGASELNNSESNKRKAAKILAEGLSQPEDFCFDAINNVRLATHGDNQSFFGLNSNYNGVTGEDLYNKMKVKYNNLGYSTAGAKSWRLLSTKDLVSKTSLSGSSHDSEKQKEFTVVDDNLAKKESLSSKKVSISFRTGEFRLGENAKQLIDLQFTPIAKAFANTRIRIEGNTDNVGNRNSNIALSKKRAQSVADYLINEHNMPVNRFIILGNGPDKPIVGCERNQNADCKSKNRRTDFELVVD
- a CDS encoding ABC transporter permease; this translates as MVNIKKLFELRGNLESKDKIVLTIIGAVILIVLWFVMAEFLSKSVITQDESIDISKFAQKERVYYESDSLLIANYDVLEQMSTKELESFGLKKNKVYPLLPSPIKVIKAFPDLNQHDDVIGNTFYSIKLNFLGYLLAILVSIPIGFILGLIPLFRGLFSQIINSYRFIPLTAVTGIFIMWLGLGSEMKVSFLAFGIIVYLIPVVVQRIDEVQNVYLNTVFTLGATSWQTIRTVYIPYVFSKIIDDIRVLTAISWTYITIVEMLNKGGGIGELIWTAKRQSRIDKAFAILIIIVVIGILQDRLFVMIDRILFPFKHINKGNKH